From the genome of Brassica oleracea var. oleracea cultivar TO1000 chromosome C4, BOL, whole genome shotgun sequence:
TCATCGCTTGAGCTGGAGTCGTCATCGCCGGAGCTCGAATCATCATCACCGGATCTCGAATCATCATCGCTGGAGCTCGAATCATCATCGCCGGAGCTCGAATCATCATCGTCGGAGCTCCTTATGTTTTCTAGGGGAAAAGTCACAAGAATCGCTTTCTTTTCACTTTCTTTCTCGTTTTTTCAGGTAAAATAAGAAATGAAAAAAATGCAGGTCCATGCAATCCCGCTTGACCCGTTTCGGCCCATCCCGCAAAGACCCGTCCCGCGAGGCCCACAAATTTACGGACCTAGAAAACCTCATTCCAATACCGTTCCACGACGGTCTTTTATGGGCCAGATCCGCGTTCCAGATTCATAATTGTCATCTCTACACCTTGTTCAAAACCGCGCCCGAGTAGGCGATTACTCGTCCGAGAATACGGTACTCGGAGACCCACCGTGGCGTATTGGTGCTGATCGGAGGCGTTACGCATTGACCCAATTTTTCCCGGCTTTGACCGCATAATCGAAGAAATCGGCGACTAAATCTGGAATCCGAGTTATTCATAATCTGAAAATTGTAAAACATGTATGCTCAAATCCTTTTATCCAACAAAATCCACAAGTTTTTTACTAAGATCCGATGAAAATCAACAAAAAATAATAAGAACAAGTGAAAAGTGTACTAAAGCTGTACTGGAGGCTAGGGTTAATCCTGTAGTGGAAGGGATGAAGAAGACGAGTGTGAAATTAAATGTTTATCCTTCATTCAAAAATATTTAAAAATTTATAAAACACACAAGACTCTCGAACTCGTGTTCCCACAGCTGAAAAACAAGCTTCTACCATTTCACCCAGCGAACTTTATTGTTAGTAAGTTACAAAGTTATATATATAGCCTATTATAAATATATAAGTTTAAAAACAAATCCCATTAGTTTGAGGAACATTTAAAGTAAACAATTCTTTAGAATATATGAAAAACTATATTTTGTGAATGACATATACGATTATATATTTAAATTTATTACAAATCTATAAAATGCTTTATACATAAACATGTATTATACATAAAAATTGTATTATACGTAGAAAGAAAGTATTATACATATAAAAATACAAAAAATTCCCCCCCGCGTACTCCCCAAGTTTTTTCCGCTTTTTCAATAAATCGCTAGGCACGGATATACCGCAAGCGTAGCGCGTTTGCGAACAAGGTTTCTACTTATGAATCACATTGCTCTCACTATTATATCGAGCTGTATTTATTTATTTATTTTTTTATTTATTATCTATTATACGCATTGCGTCACTGCTATCGCATGAAAATGACAAGTTATAGATTTGGAACACTCTGGTGCTGGTTATCCAAGGAAAGAATATCTGTTTATTTTCTTTCCACCAGTGTAAATAATAGGTAGATTATATCATTCATTATTAAGTCATTTAAGAAAAGCTAATTAACTCGGGAGATAAAAAAAAAAGGATGCGAGGTTAAAAGCTAACCCTGGGTTACAGGTTTGCTTACAAACTTACAGCAGGGGCTTATATTATACTTAGATCCTAAATAAATAACAATAAAAACACATTTAACGGCCGTCAGCGAGAGGATTAACGGCAGATTCCTTGCAAGGACTTGGAGGGAGGCTAGAAGCAACAAGGCGTTGCACGAAACTCTCGATTCTTTCTCCGTTTGTTTCCGTTAGTAACCGTTTCCCTCCGAACGGTGCCGTTTCCACACCTCTCTCTTTCAACAACTCCTCCGCCGTTTTCCTCGGCCCCACAGTTCCATCTCCGCCGCTAGTCAAACCGCTCACCTGCATGCACATCCACTTTGAATCCTCTTTTTCATTTTCTTTTTGTTTGTTTGTAATATTTCTATATTTGAGAAATTAGCTTACCTGGACTCTAACGTAGTCCGTACGGTTCCAGCAGAAAGCGTTCCCAAGCATCTGATCAACGGTATCGGAAACTCCGTCAAGCACGATGTCCACGAGGCATGACGTGGAACAGTCTCCATTACGCTGAAGTTTCCTTCCTGGAGTTGAGGACGAACCGTTTCCTATCGACAAGACGAGCAAGTCATCGACGCCGTTAACCGACGGGAAATCTCGTTTGTTGTGGAGCACGTGCGTGACGGCGGCGGCACTTGGATTATTCATCACCAAACCGCCGTCGACGGCCGAGCAAGAGGTCTTTCCGTCCACCGACACCACATTGACCGGCTTGAACATGCTGGGAGTCGCCGAGGTGGCACGGCAGACTTTCCAAAGCTCGAAGTCGAAGCTCGGCGACTCGGATGCGCCGGCGCGTGAGAAAACGAAAGGTGCAGAGGTTTTGAGGTCGTAGCAGGGAACGAGGAGAGGCTTACACGTGTCCTTCATCGTCAGCACCTTACCGTCCTCCCTCCTAAACGCTGCCTGCAGCACCCTCTCCATGCTGCTCCCGGAGTATCTCCGGTTCCTCCTGAAGACTCCCGTGTGCCTGATCTCGAATAGCTCCGAGTTCTTCTCCTCGATAAACTTAACAGCTTCCCTGGCGGTGAACATCGGCCTCCCGGAGCCATCGTCGGCGACGAGCAGGGCCGCGAGTACGCCTCCGATTCCGGTTCCGGTAACAATGTCGAAGAAATCAGAGATCTGAGCGTGAGGGTCACCGGTCTGGAGGCGGATCTGGTCTTCGAGGCGAACAATAGAAGCTCCGGCCACAATGGCAGTGGTTCCACCACCGTCGATGCTAAGGATGCGTGTCTTCCTGGTGGTGTCGCAGTGGGAGAGCCATTTCTGTTCAAGCTTGGTGAAAATGTCAAGAGTAACCTTGCTCAGATCCATCTCCATATTATATGAAATAGTTTTAAATAATCAACACAAGTTTGATTTTGATTCGAAACGGTAAGGAGTTATGATTCTCTTTCTTTCTATCACGCTTTGTTGCAGTGAGGCATTAATGGAGGTAATGCTCTCTCTCTCTCTCTCACTGTGGGTTTACTAGTCTCTCTCTCTTCGAGTGAGTGGATTTTAAAGAGAAGAAGAAAGGGTTTAGTGATTCAGAGATAGTTCCGGGTTGGTTTGTTAGTGGGTGGTGGTAGTTATATACTCCCACTGACGGTGCTTTCTTTGTTTCTTTCTCCTCATTTTTTTTATTTCCTTTATTTTATTTGCACCGTCTACGAAATATGGAGGATATTTCTCTTTTTCTCCTTGTTCAAAAATGATTTAAATTCAGAAGAAAATATGAAATAAAGTTGTTAACATAAATTTGAAAAAGGGTAAAGTCTCTCCCCCTTGTTATTATCTCTTTATTTGCCATATAATTTTTGGTATCA
Proteins encoded in this window:
- the LOC106337461 gene encoding probable inactive patatin-like protein 9 isoform X1 — translated: MEMDLSKVTLDIFTKLEQKWLSHCDTTRKTRILSIDGGGTTAIVAGASIVRLEDQIRLQTGDPHAQISDFFDIVTGTGIGGVLAALLVADDGSGRPMFTAREAVKFIEEKNSELFEIRHTGVFRRNRRYSGSSMERVLQAAFRREDGKVLTMKDTCKPLLVPCYDLKTSAPFVFSRAGASESPSFDFELWKVCRATSATPSMFKPVNVVSVDGKTSCSAVDGGLVMNNPSAAAVTHVLHNKRDFPSVNGVDDLLVLSIGNGSSSTPGRKLQRNGDCSTSCLVDIVLDGVSDTVDQMLGNAFCWNRTDYVRVQWMCMQVSGLTSGGDGTVGPRKTAEELLKERGVETAPFGGKRLLTETNGERIESFVQRLVASSLPPSPCKESAVNPLADGR
- the LOC106337461 gene encoding probable inactive patatin-like protein 9 isoform X2 — its product is MEMDLSKVTLDIFTKLEQKWLSHCDTTRKTRILSIDGGGTTAIVAGASIVRLEDQIRLQTGDPHAQISDFFDIVTGTGIGGVLAALLVADDGSGRPMFTAREAVKFIEEKNSELFEIRHTGVFRRNRRYSGSSMERVLQAAFRREDGKVLTMKDTCKPLLVPCYDLKTSAPFVFSRAGASESPSFDFELWKVCRATSATPSMFKPVNVVSVDGKTSCSAVDGGLVMNNPSAAAVTHVLHNKRDFPSVNGVDDLLVLSIGNGSSSTPGRKLQRNGDCSTSCLVDIVLDGVSDTVDQMLGNAFCWNRTDYVRVQVSGLTSGGDGTVGPRKTAEELLKERGVETAPFGGKRLLTETNGERIESFVQRLVASSLPPSPCKESAVNPLADGR